TCGCCGTGGCGGGCGGTCACCACCAGAGCGTCAAGGGCAACACCATCCTGGCGCTGGGCAAACTGAGTGATGGCACGCTGCTGGACGCCGACAGCGACGCGGGCTTCTACCTGCGCAACTACTGCTCGACGCCCAACGACACCAGCACAGTGGTGGCCGAGGGCAACACGGTGGGCTGGACGGTGCCGAGCAGCAGCAATCCCAACTCCCGCTGGGACTGGTCGGTCAATGCCGGGGCGGAACGCAACAACACCCGTGTCCAGGATCAGAAACGCGCCGTCGATCCGCAACTGCTGGCCCAGGCCATCACCGCCTGGGAAGGCCGCGCCCGAGCTGCGGGGATGGTCACTGGCCCACGCTGATCCCCCGTCCTCACTCGGAAAAGCCCCTTCCATTCTGGAAGGGGCTTTCTCATGCTTCCCTCTCGGTAGAGCCTTGATCTGGCAATGCAGAAAATTTTGTCCATTGTCTCCGTACTCCCGGACCCGAAAGTCAGAAACAATCATTTAAACGGCATATAGGGCATCGCCTGCGAGTCAGCCTTCTTGGGATGCGTAGCCGAACCGCGGTATGCCAAGCAAATTCGAGAGGTCTACGCAAACCAGTTCGTTCGGCGCTCAGAAACGTCACGCCTGCCAAACAGAGCAACTCAGTCCTTCTGCCGAGTTCAGCGGGCTCTCGCTTTTCGCCGACTCACGCTCTTGAAGTCCGAGTACTTCACCTCCTGCCTGATCCTGAGTCCCGGGGCCGGTCTTCAATCCGCCCCACGCTGCACACTGCTGCAGGCCGATGATCTGTACGATAACAGAGGTCCTCCCGTTCTCCTCTGCCGCCACGCCCTTGTTGATTTCTTGAGAGCCCAATACTGGTGCTTAAGGATGAGGGGGTGCACCCGGTCCTGGCGCCCTAACGCGGAGTTGTCAGGTAACCTTAAGGTAAAATGAAGGTCACCCTCTCCTCCTTTTCACATGCCGTACCTCCCCTGATGACGGAACGACTGTTCAATCGCCTCGCATCTCCGGGCACCCCTTCGTCCATCCAGGATGAGCAACACGTTCGCACGCCAGATCCATCCACACTCCCCACCCATCCGACATGGGCGGCGCCCGTCGTTCTGACACGCTTGACCGAAAACTTCGACTGCTCAGGCCAACGGCACCTCCGGTCCCTAGAGGCTCGCCAGCCCCATGATGTTGCCTCTTCCTGGAAAGGCTGGCCCGCTTGAGTGCCAGACCTTCAAGCCTGCCCGGCAGCGCCCGCCGTCTCCGACGTCAGTTGCGCCAGCAGTTCCTCGAGGCAGGCGTCGACGCCTCTCGCCCAGGCTTTTACGATCAACCTGCCTTTCGCCACCGGGTCAGACAGGATCCGACCCTATGGCAAGCGTATGCCCGCTACGTGTTCGCCCTGGAACCCAGCGCGGCCTACCTGCAGCGCGCCCGACTGGCCATCTACCGGACCGCCGCCTTCATCCACACGGAACTGGTGGCCGACGGTCGTCCCGGGCGCTGCCTGGAAGCCGCCACCCTGCTTTCCCGCCTGTTGGAACGGCAGGGCATCTGGAATGTCGTGGTCGCCGGGGCCTACCAGGCAGGACTCCCCAGCGGACACCGGCTGAACTTTGGACCGCTGAGCACCAATGAGCGAGTGGGATTCACGGCCCACACCTGGGTGTACGCGCCTCCTTTTGCAGTGGTGGACGTCAGCTTACAGCAGCAACCCTTGCCGGGTTGGGCCCTGCGCCAGCTTCCCCCAGTCCTCCTGCAGGAAGAAGGCGAGCCTGGTGTCTTGCAAGGGCCGGAGTTCTTCAGCGCGGCGGGTCAACGGTTGTTTGAACAACGCCACGGGCGCCCTCCAACGGTTGAGGATGTTGTGACGCTCGCCCCTGAAATTGGAGTGGCGTTGGATCTGTTTCCACCACTGACTTTTCAGCACGAGCAGGTTGAATTTCTGTACATCCCGTTGACCCCCCGGGTGCTCGACGGGGCGTTTGACGAAACGACAACGTTTCGGCTCAACGGCAAGGCGCCGGTGACCCTCCAACGCCAGTTCCTGGCACAATCCGGCCACAGCCTCGCCCACTCTTGACCGCTGATGGCCTAAGCTTTGCCTGAGGGACCTTGCACCACTCGTGGGGCTTTTGGCTGGCTCAGAAGGTCCTGGCAATGCTGGGCTTCAATGGGTCTTGCTCGTGTGTTACTGCCAGACGTTTATCTGGGCGATGATCAGGGAATTCTTATCTCCTTTTGCCGCCAGCCTTCCTGACTGCCTCGGTACCCGCATGCCGTCGTTCGCGGCTCAGGCCGTGCCTGCAATCCACGAAGACGCTCAGGACTCTTCAGGCTTCTATCCAAACGCCAGGCAGACCGCGAGAGATTCCCAGGCGATCTATAGATGCTGAAGCGGGCCATTTTTGGAATGCTATGCATGTGCCAACGTCAAGCTTGTCAGAACCTCCCGATCAGGCCCTCCTCCATTGACAGCGCAATGTGTACCCAGGCTGTCAGTTTGCCATTCCCAAGTGAACCGGGAGTGCCTTCAGGCCGCGCAGCACGAGTTGGGGCCGCCATTCCAGGCGCTCGGGGGCGATGTCCAGGCGCAAGTGCGGAAAGCGGGCCAGCAGGGTCGCCAGGGCAACTTGCACTTCCAGGCGAGCCAATGGTGCGCCGACGCAGTAGTGCGCTCCCAATCCGAAGGCCAGGTGGCCGGTGGTGTTGCGGCCCAAATCCAGCTCGTCCGGACGAGGGAACTGCTCGGGATCGCGGTTGGCCGAAGCCAGGACAGCGAAGACCAGTTCGCCACGCGGGATGGTCACGCCGTTGACCTCCACATCGGCTGAGGCGTAGCGTTCCGTGGCAAGTTCTACTGGGCTGGCGTAGCGGGCCAACTCCTCGACAGCGGGCCGGATCAGCCCAGGGGCAGCCTGCAGCTGTTCAAGCTGCTCCGGGTGGCGCAGAAGTTCCAGCACGCCATTGCCGGTCAGGTTCACGGTCGTCTCGTGCCCGGCAATCAGCAGAATGAAGACCATTGCGATGAGCTCATCCTCGCTCAGACAGTCACCGGCGTCGTCGGCCTGCACCAGTGCAGTCAGCAGGTCGTCCTGCGGGTCATCGCGCTTGCGGCGGATCAAGCGGCGCACATAGCGGAACATGGTCAGGATTGCCCCGATGCCACGCACCGTGCCGACGATCCCGGCTCCCGAACCCGTGACGGTCAGCGCCTGCTGCGTCCAGTGGTGGAACTGGCCCCGGTCACCGGCGGGAATACCCAGGATATCGCTGATCACCGTGACGGGCAGTGGCAGAGCCAGGCTGGCAATCAGGTCGACGCGCGGGCCACGCCCGATCATGTCGTCCAGCAATGCGTCTGTGGTTGCTTGAATGCGCCCACGCATGGCCTCGACCCGGCGTGGCGTGAAAGCCTGATGGACCAGCCTGCGCAGCCGCGCGTGATCCTCGCCATCCACGTCGAGCATACTGCGTTCCAGCGCTTGCATGATTTTCAGGCCAGGCAGGCTGGGCATCAGGCCCCGGCTGCCCACCGTGTGACGATCCTTGACGAATCGCGAGTCGCGCAGGGTAGCGGCGACGTCGGCATGGCGTGTAATCAGGCACGCCGGACGCCGCTGGACGTAGGTGCGGAACACCGGGGACCGCTCGCGCAAATGCGCCCAGTACGGGTAGGGGTTGCGTTTGAATTCCGGGTGGCTCAGATCGACCTGGGCGGGAGAGGTGGACAGACTCCGGGTGCTCATGGCGTATCTCCTTCGATGCCGTGCAGCATCAGGTCACTCACGACGTCCGGGATCTCATCCCAGCGGGCGGTCAGGGTATCGTCACCCAACTGGCGCAGCACCAACAGGCCCAGCACCTGCGCCGCGAAGGCCCGCACAACCAGTTCCACACGTTCCGGGCGGATGCGTCCCTCGCTGGCCCAGCGCGCGAACACCCGTTCCCCCAGCACCGTGGTGGGACCAAGCAGTTGCCGGGCATAGGCGGCCCGCAGCTCGGCATTGGTGAGCAGTTCGGCCAGGATTACGCCCAAGGCGTCGCCGGCAGCCTGCGTAAAGGTCTCCAGCCGCTGACGCACATAACGCTGCGTGAAGGAGTCCAACGTCTCGTGATCGGCAGCCGCGAAGTCGGCCTCGCGCTGCCCAGTGTCATTCATCGTATC
This sequence is a window from Deinococcus humi. Protein-coding genes within it:
- a CDS encoding cytochrome P450 family protein — encoded protein: MSTRSLSTSPAQVDLSHPEFKRNPYPYWAHLRERSPVFRTYVQRRPACLITRHADVAATLRDSRFVKDRHTVGSRGLMPSLPGLKIMQALERSMLDVDGEDHARLRRLVHQAFTPRRVEAMRGRIQATTDALLDDMIGRGPRVDLIASLALPLPVTVISDILGIPAGDRGQFHHWTQQALTVTGSGAGIVGTVRGIGAILTMFRYVRRLIRRKRDDPQDDLLTALVQADDAGDCLSEDELIAMVFILLIAGHETTVNLTGNGVLELLRHPEQLEQLQAAPGLIRPAVEELARYASPVELATERYASADVEVNGVTIPRGELVFAVLASANRDPEQFPRPDELDLGRNTTGHLAFGLGAHYCVGAPLARLEVQVALATLLARFPHLRLDIAPERLEWRPQLVLRGLKALPVHLGMAN
- a CDS encoding TetR/AcrR family transcriptional regulator, encoding MSNHSEESSAKPASRGRAAPRPAFDPERRAAILRAAVTVFARKGFHGATIAEIAREAGLASGTLYNHFQNKQTILLALLDTMNDTGQREADFAAADHETLDSFTQRYVRQRLETFTQAAGDALGVILAELLTNAELRAAYARQLLGPTTVLGERVFARWASEGRIRPERVELVVRAFAAQVLGLLVLRQLGDDTLTARWDEIPDVVSDLMLHGIEGDTP